One genomic region from Nostoc sp. C052 encodes:
- a CDS encoding SDR family oxidoreductase — protein MVQDELKNKLALITGANKGLGLEISRQLGQHGLTILIAARNLDAAKTAASNLENEGIIAHPIALDVTDSTQIESAVQQISDSFGRLDVLINNAGVFLDGDWLTSNASSISLDIIRQTFNTNFFGLVELTQRVLPLILNSPSGRIVNMSSIEASLTLHADPNSFIYDSKPFAYNASKAAVNSFTIHLAHELRNTLVKINSAHPGWVKTELGGEGAMMDIASGAKTGVELAILPNDGPSGGFFHLGEPVAW, from the coding sequence ATGGTGCAGGACGAACTCAAGAACAAACTAGCTTTGATTACTGGTGCAAATAAAGGTCTGGGACTGGAAATAAGTCGTCAACTCGGACAACATGGATTGACAATTCTGATAGCGGCCCGAAACTTAGATGCAGCTAAAACAGCAGCGAGTAACTTAGAGAACGAAGGAATAATAGCTCACCCAATTGCCCTGGATGTTACTGATAGTACTCAAATTGAATCTGCTGTTCAACAAATTAGTGACTCTTTTGGTAGGCTTGATGTCTTGATCAATAACGCGGGTGTGTTTTTAGATGGTGACTGGTTAACTAGTAATGCTAGTTCTATTTCTCTAGACATTATTCGACAGACATTTAACACAAACTTTTTTGGCTTAGTGGAATTAACTCAACGAGTATTGCCGTTAATATTGAATAGCCCTAGCGGTCGAATTGTAAATATGTCGAGTATTGAAGCCTCGTTAACACTTCATGCTGACCCCAATTCATTCATCTATGATTCCAAACCATTTGCTTACAATGCTTCTAAGGCAGCAGTGAACTCATTTACGATTCATTTAGCTCATGAGTTACGTAATACTCTGGTGAAGATTAATAGCGCTCATCCGGGTTGGGTAAAAACGGAATTAGGTGGTGAAGGTGCAATGATGGACATCGCATCAGGTGCGAAAACTGGTGTTGAATTAGCGATATTGCCCAATGATGGCCCCAGTGGTGGGTTTTTCCATCTTGGTGAACCAGTAGCTTGGTAA
- a CDS encoding Rpn family recombination-promoting nuclease/putative transposase — protein sequence MFDNTCKFIAEMYSPDFATWLLGEPITLTKLSPTELSLEPIRADALILLQSDEVVLHIEFQTKPDDDMPFRMADYRLRVYRRFPKKRMHQVVIYLDKTESEKVYQTTFTAGSLQHEFSVIRLWEQPPEVFLAAPGLLPFAVLSATENKVATLQQSSAAVDKIADRRKQSNIAAASAILAGLVLEKDVIERLFRKDIMRESVIYQQIKIEGEEEGSDKKARQIAVNLLKEGMAVDVIARLTDLSVEVVQQLQQGESENQG from the coding sequence ATGTTTGATAACACTTGCAAATTTATCGCTGAGATGTATTCTCCTGATTTCGCTACTTGGTTATTAGGAGAACCAATTACTTTAACCAAATTAAGTCCTACAGAATTGTCTTTAGAACCTATTCGTGCTGATGCTTTAATCTTGTTGCAATCAGATGAAGTTGTTCTCCACATTGAATTCCAGACCAAACCAGATGACGATATGCCGTTTCGGATGGCTGATTACCGTTTGAGGGTGTATCGCCGTTTTCCCAAGAAACGAATGCACCAAGTGGTAATTTACTTAGATAAAACCGAATCGGAGAAAGTGTATCAAACTACTTTCACTGCTGGAAGTTTACAACATGAATTTTCAGTGATTCGTTTGTGGGAGCAACCGCCAGAGGTCTTTTTGGCAGCACCAGGATTACTGCCGTTTGCGGTTTTGAGTGCTACTGAGAACAAAGTTGCTACATTACAACAGTCATCTGCGGCTGTTGACAAAATTGCTGACAGGCGAAAACAAAGTAATATTGCTGCTGCCTCTGCAATTCTTGCTGGGTTAGTATTAGAAAAAGATGTAATTGAACGTTTATTCAGGAAGGACATAATGCGTGAGTCTGTGATTTACCAACAAATTAAAATCGAAGGTGAAGAAGAAGGTAGCGATAAAAAAGCCCGTCAAATTGCTGTTAATCTCTTAAAAGAGGGCATGGCTGTTGATGTGATCGCTCGGCTGACTGACTTATCAGTAGAAGTAGTGCAACAACTACAACAGGGAGAATCTGAGAACCAAGGGTGA